One stretch of Nicotiana tabacum cultivar K326 chromosome 18, ASM71507v2, whole genome shotgun sequence DNA includes these proteins:
- the LOC107831784 gene encoding uncharacterized protein LOC107831784, with translation MENPSEWGGGRGKRVVVIGGGVAGSLIAKSLQFDADLTLIDPKDYFEIPWASLRAMVEPSFAERSVIHHKDYLANGRLIVSKVTNITNKEVLTADGRQVAYDYLVVATGHYDPLPINRTDRLEEYQSENEKIKAADSILIVGGGPVGVELAAEIVVDFPEKKVTLVHNGSRLLEFIGPKAADKTLEWLKSRNVEVKLMQSVDLSDNTSDGNKTYFTSSGETIKADCHFLCTGKPPASEWLRETYLKDRMDNLGRLKVDENLRVKGHRNIFAVGDITDIKELKQGYSAQKHAVVAAKNLKLLMSGGKESKLATYEPKSPKIIVSLGRQDAVAQFSFTTIIGLVPGMIKSKDLFVGKTRKKMGLPPK, from the exons ATGGAGAATCCATCGGAGTGGGGCGGAGGGAGAGGGAAGAGGGTGGTGGTGATAGGCGGAGGAGTAGCTGGTTCCCTCATTGCCAAGTCCCTTCAGTTCGATGCTGATTTAACCCTTATTGATCC GAAGGATTATTTCGAGATACCATGGGCAAGCTTAAGAGCAATGGTGGAGCCTTCTTTCGCTGAGAGATCAGTGATCCACCACAAAGATTACCTCGCGAATGGGCGTCTCATTGTTTCCAAAGTCACTAATATCACCAACAAAGAAGTCTTGACTGCAGACGGACGTCAAGTTGCCTATGACTATCTTGTCGTAGCCACCGGTCACTATGATCCCCTGCCCATAAATAGAACTGATAGACTGGAAGAGTATCAATCAG AAAATGAGAAGATAAAAGCAGCTGACTCTATATTGATTGTTGGTGGTGGACCTGTTGGGGTTGAACTTGCAGCAGAAATCGTGGTCGACTTTCCTGAGAAGAAGGTAACTCTGGTGCATAATGGATCCAGGTTACTAGAGTTCATCGGACCAAAAGCTGCTGACAAAACTTTAGAATGGTTAAAATCCAGAAATGTGGAAGTGAAATTGATGCAATCTGTGGATTTGAGCGATAACACCTCAGATGGAaacaaaacatatttcacttcATCCGGAGAAACTATCAAAGCAGATTGCCATTTTCTTTGCACAGGAAAACCACCAGCTTCAGAATGGTTAAGGGAAACGTATTTGAAGGACCGAATGGATAACTTAGGAAGGTTAAAAGTTGATGAAAACCTTAGAGTCAAGGGTCATAGAAACATATTTGCCGTTGGAGATATCACTGATATTAAG GAACTTAAACAAGGATATTCAGCTCAGAAGCATGCTGTAGTGGCGGCGAAGAACTTGAAACTATTGATGAGTGGAGGAAAGGAAAGCAAACTTGCAACTTATGAGCCTAAGTCACCCAAGATTATTGTTTCATTAGGAAGGCAAGATGCAGTGGCTCAATTCTCATTCACAACAATCATTGGATTAGTTCCCGGGATGATCAAATCAAAGGATTTATTCGTGGGGAAAACGAGGAAGAAAATGGGGCTTCCCCCCAAGTAA